GTTGCTGCACACTGGCAGGGATGTTGTACTCGCTCATCCAGTTGCAATGAGCCAGATTTTTATATTTGGCGTACCCCTTAAAGAGCGCTTCCACTGAATCTTCACTCAAAATCGATGTCAGACGCTTTCTGGACTCTGGGGTGTCATTTCTCAGTGTGGCATGGAAGTCTTTACCCAAGAGCTGCCAGAGCGCTCTAGCTTTGCTTTCGCCAATACCCTTGAAGTCACTTTCTCTGGCGATAAATCGTATCAGTTGCTCACCTGTTTCGGGTAAAGTGCATTCAATATGCTTGGGTGATTCATACGTGTGCTGCTGCATTACATAATCACCCATCTCCATATTTTCTATCTGTCGAGCACCTCTGACTGACCAATGCTGACCCAGCGTTGGAAGTACAGGGATGCTATCGGGGTCGGCTTTGATGGTGACGTAATACTTCCCACTATTGGTTTTGTAAGAGTCTTTCGCCAGCGGTACACCGCTGAATATCACCATCTTGGTCGAGTGATAAGGGATACTGGTGACACGCATTTGGTCTTCATGCAAAGCGGTATTCATCGTGGCATCAACCCCATTTCGGATAAGGTTTCAGATAGCTCACCAAAGCGCTCAAGTCGCTTTTCAAGCTCCTTGACCTTGGCTTTCAACTCGATGTTTTCAGCCTCTAATGATGACACCCGCTTTGAATCGAGCAGCTTTCGATTTGCTGTGTTGTCGTAGGCTTGAGGTTTGCCCTCATTCTTCTTGGCAGCGGCGGTCAACGGTGGCAGGACACCTTTACTGCGCAG
This genomic interval from Vibrio agarivorans contains the following:
- a CDS encoding VPA1267 family protein — translated: MASGQQKAQQNLEAFEVWKATQTDDDFKQIVFRGQLNRIEVAKGIGCGKSALNQNPALKKALKALEDELRSKGVLPPLTAAAKKNEGKPQAYDNTANRKLLDSKRVSSLEAENIELKAKVKELEKRLERFGELSETLSEMGLMPR